The nucleotide sequence GGCCGCGGCCGGCGAACACGCCTCAGTTCCGCCAGTACCCGTCCGGCGCGCCGCCGCCCCTCGGGTAGCGGGACCCACCACCGCCGAACCCACGGTCACGGCCGTAGCCGCCGCCACCACTGCGGTTGTAACCGCCACCGCCCTCGCGGCTGTAACCGCCACCGCCCTCGCGGCGTCCTCCGCCATACCCTTCGCCGCTGCGGaacccgccgccgccgccgccgctaccCCGAGACCGGGCCTCATTGACGGTGATGCTCCTCCCGTCCAGCGTCTGCCCGTTCATCCCCTCGATGGCGTCCCTCATCGACTGCTCGTTGCTGAAGGTCACGAATCCGAAGCCCCTCGACCTCCCCGTCTCCCGATCGTTGATGATCTGCACCAAGAAACCCTCAGATCTGAGATCTAGGTACAATGAAAacaccaaaaaaacaaaaaaaaaaattattttcctaGAATCGAAAGCTCGGGACCTTGGATTCGAGGACCTCGCCGAATTGGCTGAAGGCCCTCTCGAGGGAGGTGTCGTCCGTGACCCAGGAGAGCCCGCCGACGAAGCAGCGGTATTCGACGTCAGTAGTCATCGGAGAAGGGGGTTTTGGAAGAAAGAgcagaaaccctaaccctaggaaAAGGACGGACACCGGAAAGAGGGGGAGGAGATACCGAGACACCAACCCACCTCTCTGAGAGCAAGAGAAACCCTAGG is from Phoenix dactylifera cultivar Barhee BC4 chromosome 6, palm_55x_up_171113_PBpolish2nd_filt_p, whole genome shotgun sequence and encodes:
- the LOC103707612 gene encoding glycine-rich RNA-binding protein GRP1A-like codes for the protein MTTDVEYRCFVGGLSWVTDDTSLERAFSQFGEVLESKIINDRETGRSRGFGFVTFSNEQSMRDAIEGMNGQTLDGRSITVNEARSRGSGGGGGGFRSGEGYGGGRREGGGGYSREGGGGYNRSGGGGYGRDRGFGGGGSRYPRGGGAPDGYWRN